Proteins encoded within one genomic window of Methanosarcina barkeri str. Wiesmoor:
- a CDS encoding flavodoxin: MKKISALALIILMGLFLAACGCTDSDTTKIDVNSTQPETQNNSPNVTVPEETNSPNTETESENHTQTDSAPKKILVAYFSHTGNTRVIANQIHEKVGGDIFEIVTVNPYPTDYDSVVDQAKQEQEDNYRPQLKTKVENMDSYDVVFIGYPNWWGTMPMPVFTFLEEYDFSGKTIIPFCTHEGSGLGRSVEDITELCPQSTILDGLAIRGSSVKTAQDDVSEWLREIRMTE; the protein is encoded by the coding sequence ATGAAGAAAATATCAGCGCTGGCTCTCATAATCTTGATGGGCCTCTTCCTCGCCGCCTGCGGATGCACAGACAGCGACACAACAAAGATTGACGTAAATAGTACACAGCCAGAAACACAGAACAATAGCCCCAATGTTACCGTCCCAGAAGAAACCAATTCTCCAAATACGGAAACTGAAAGTGAGAATCATACACAAACGGATTCAGCGCCAAAAAAAATTCTTGTGGCTTATTTTTCACATACTGGCAATACGCGTGTAATTGCTAATCAAATCCACGAAAAAGTCGGCGGTGATATCTTTGAAATTGTGACCGTAAATCCATATCCCACGGATTACGACTCTGTGGTTGATCAGGCAAAGCAGGAACAGGAAGATAACTACAGGCCCCAGCTGAAAACAAAAGTTGAGAACATGGACTCCTACGATGTGGTTTTCATAGGTTATCCCAACTGGTGGGGAACGATGCCAATGCCGGTGTTTACATTTTTGGAGGAATATGACTTTTCCGGGAAAACCATTATACCGTTCTGCACACACGAAGGAAGCGGCCTTGGACGAAGTGTTGAAGACATCACCGAGCTTTGCCCGCAGTCCACTATTCTGGACGGCCTTGCAATCAGAGGATCAAGTGTAAAAACTGCGCAGGATGATGTATCCGAGT
- a CDS encoding MFS transporter, translated as MKDSTAHLSHPTAVLAFILASYLMIAFDISVVITGLPEIQNSLGFSATGLSWVQNAYTLVSGGLLLLGSRTGDILGRRRMFIVGIALFTVASTAVGLAPSASWLIGARAFQGVGAAILAPTTLALLSANFEGDERTRALAYYGAVAGAGVSVGLVLGGILTSWISWRVGFFINVPIGIAMILGALHYLAETEMHPSHFDLAGATSSTLGMTALVYGIVRSATAGWSDSFTIVALTAGTLLLVFFVLNEWRAEQPIMPLHLFGNRERVGAYSARMLFLGATLGFVFFTTQFLQGVNNYTPFKAGLAFLPMTVANFAAAFTIPRLTRQFGNSRLLASGIFITLMGMAWISHLSADTHYLTGIALPMVVLGIGQGITMGPLTASGIVGVTKEDAGAASGLVNVAHQLGGSLGLAILVTVFATASSTTLDAQQLLAHRIATSLAAGTVMLAIGLVIVFALIVRPSNIFRIPGTK; from the coding sequence ATGAAGGATAGTACCGCGCACCTTTCGCACCCTACTGCCGTGCTCGCTTTCATTCTCGCCAGCTACTTGATGATCGCATTCGACATCTCAGTCGTCATTACAGGGCTCCCGGAGATTCAGAACAGTCTTGGTTTCTCAGCCACCGGACTCTCCTGGGTGCAGAACGCCTATACACTCGTCTCCGGGGGCTTGCTCCTTCTCGGATCTCGCACTGGTGATATTCTCGGCCGGCGTCGTATGTTTATTGTTGGGATTGCGCTCTTCACTGTTGCATCGACAGCTGTTGGCTTGGCACCGTCTGCTTCCTGGCTGATTGGCGCCCGCGCTTTTCAAGGTGTTGGGGCCGCGATCCTGGCCCCGACGACACTTGCTCTTTTATCGGCAAACTTTGAAGGGGATGAGCGTACGCGTGCGTTAGCTTACTACGGTGCCGTTGCCGGTGCAGGGGTCAGTGTAGGTCTTGTACTTGGCGGCATCCTCACCAGCTGGATTTCTTGGCGTGTTGGTTTCTTTATTAATGTGCCTATAGGGATTGCCATGATTCTAGGCGCACTGCACTACCTTGCCGAAACCGAGATGCATCCGAGCCATTTTGACCTCGCTGGCGCCACAAGCTCAACCCTGGGTATGACTGCGCTTGTCTACGGCATTGTACGTTCCGCGACCGCTGGCTGGAGTGATTCTTTCACTATTGTAGCTCTCACTGCAGGCACCCTATTGCTCGTATTTTTTGTTCTTAATGAGTGGCGTGCAGAGCAGCCGATCATGCCACTACATCTGTTTGGAAATCGCGAACGTGTAGGAGCTTACTCAGCCCGTATGCTTTTCCTTGGTGCAACACTGGGCTTCGTTTTTTTTACGACCCAGTTTCTCCAGGGTGTTAATAACTACACTCCATTCAAGGCTGGACTCGCCTTTCTCCCTATGACGGTTGCGAATTTTGCAGCAGCTTTTACTATTCCAAGACTTACACGACAATTTGGCAACTCCCGCCTGCTCGCCTCTGGTATCTTTATTACACTGATGGGGATGGCCTGGATTAGTCACCTCTCTGCTGATACCCATTATCTTACCGGAATAGCACTGCCGATGGTTGTACTTGGTATCGGTCAGGGTATCACCATGGGCCCTCTCACTGCATCAGGCATCGTCGGCGTCACCAAAGAAGATGCAGGCGCTGCCTCCGGGCTTGTCAATGTTGCTCACCAGCTTGGTGGTTCATTAGGACTCGCCATTCTGGTTACCGTATTTGCCACCGCCAGCTCCACCACGCTAGATGCCCAGCAACTACTTGCACATCGAATAGCAACATCGCTCGCTGCCGGTACGGTAATGCTTGCAATAGGACTTGTCATAGTCTTTGCGCTGATCGTACGGCCCAGCAATATCTTTCGTATTCCTGGTACGAAATGA